Proteins co-encoded in one Brassica rapa cultivar Chiifu-401-42 chromosome A02, CAAS_Brap_v3.01, whole genome shotgun sequence genomic window:
- the LOC103854015 gene encoding zinc finger CCCH domain-containing protein 17, translated as MSATATQPQQHEQQKKKQSEPGEDALKKNTDCVYFLASPSTCKKGAECEYRHSEYARVNPRDCYYWMSGNCLNPKCGFRHPALGNLGGLPAGSVPPSHAAAAAAHPGAVKQPFPCVFFQKGMCAKGDMCSFMHTPNAAGYKKQHPVEAKPAAAAADPQFSTGEKKLTHASLPKAVDMSVAPRVTPAIRDSRGVEGYTSKHVVGVPPLTDGSHHKYGSDDSNSFHNGKDADDVLRESSPGFDVFVDNEATDSEYYHVGDGYGRRSQEGRNSLNEYDPDFSAIADQRFDSYERREDRHAWGHRRSSERGDRSERRAYVEKEGSENILASDLRYRLAKRKGNDYTAPESSMERGNRDSRRNTPRESSISSSRLQGRIKLRERSIDDEAHFGRRVERGRDKSDLSQSRLRDRINGRSEENHSGHQERDLRAPWVRRREMEEGFSVSKGSKKEESKTETSLGKRKSLEEDDHPRKRSGDSFAAPLPFSEILKRKRAAASGGSIKNKDQTPEETVSKEEAGDETKLIAEEKTEVVTEPNPTHEAGLEEGTIMEEGEEVNGEEEQVYEEEEQAYEGDELNGEYYYEEDGEYAYEEGEEVVYEAEEGEEATEGGEADGEEDIEKKTAGMLS; from the exons ATGTCTGCGACGGCGACCCAACCTCAACAACACGAGcagcagaagaagaagcaatCGGAACCTGGAGAAGACGCGTTGAAGAAGAACACCGATTGCGTTTACTTTCTCGCGTCTCCTTCGACCTGCAAGAAG gGAGCTGAGTGTGAGTATCGCCACAGTGAGTATGCGCGTGTCAACCCAAGGGATTGCTATTATTGGATGAGTGGCAACTGCTTGAATCCCAAGTGTGGCTTTCGCCATCCT GCTTTGGGAAATCTTGGAGGTCTTCCTGCTGGTTCTGTACCGCCTTCAcatgctgctgctgctgctgctcacCCCGGTGCTGTGAAACAGCCGTTTCCGTGTGTTTTCTTTCAAAAGGGCATGTGTGCGAAAGGAGATATGTGTTCATTCATGCACACCCCGAATGCTGCTGGTTATAAGAAGCAACATCCTGTAGAAGCTAAgcctgctgctgctgctgctgatcCTCAGTTTTCTACTGGGGAGAAGAAACTGACTCATGCTAGTCTCCCAAAGGCTGTTGACATGTCGGTTGCACCCAGAGTCACACCTGCTATAAGGGATAGTAGAGGTGTAGAGGGATATACTTCGAAGCATGTCGTGGGTGTTCCTCCTTTAACTGATGGAAGCCATCACAAATATGGATCTGATGATAGTAACAGTTTCCACAATGGTAAGGACGCAGATGACGTCTTGAGGGAGTCGTCTCCTGGGTTTGATGTTTTTGTCGATAACGAGGCTACGGATTCTGAGTATTATCATGTTGGCGATGGATATGGAAGGAGAAGTCAGGAGGGACGGAACTCTTTGAATGAGTATGACCCTGATTTTAGTGCAATTGCTGATCAGCGTTTTGATTCATATGAGCGGAGGGAAGACAGGCACGCGTGGGGCCACCGTCGTTCTTCTGAGAGAGGAGATCGTTCGGAAAGGAGGGCTTACGTGGAAAAGGAAGGATCAGAGAACATACTTGCATCAGACCTGAGATATCGCTTGGCTAAGAGGAAAGGTAATGACTATACTGCTCCTGAGTCTTCAATGGAAAGAGGAAATAGAGACTCTCGTAGGAATACACCGAGGGAAAGCTCCATTAGCAGCAGCCGTCTTCAGGGTAGAATTAAGCTTCGTGAGAGAAGCATTGACGACGAAGCTCACTTTGGTAGGAGGGTTGAGAGAGGAAGGGACAAAAGCGACTTATCTCAAAGCAGACTCCGAGATAGAATTAATGGTAGGTCAGAGGAAAACCACAGTGGTCATCAGGAAAGAGATCTCCGAGCTCCTTGGGTGAGAAGAAGAGAGATGGAAGAGGGCTTTTCAGTTTCTAAAGGCAGCAAGAAAGAGGAAAGTAAGACAGAGACATCTCTTGGGAAGAGAAAAAGCTTGGAGGAGGATGACCATCCTCGTAAGCGATCAGGAGATTCATTTGCAGCTCCATTGCCTTTCAGTGAGATTCTCAAGAGAAAAAGAGCGGCTGCATCTGGTGGTAGCATCAAGAACAAGGACCAGACTCCTGAAGAAACTGTATCGAAAGAAGAAGCTGGAGATGAGACCAAACTCATAGCAGAAGAGAAAACTGAGGTTGTGACTGAACCCAATCCAACCCACGAAGCTGGACTAGAAGAAGGAACGATTAtggaggaaggagaagaagtgAATGGAGAAGAGGAGCAAGTGTATGAAGAGGAGGAGCAAGCTTATGAAGGCGATGAGCTAAACGGAGAGTACTACTACGAAGAAGATGGAGAATACGCCTATGAAGAAGGCGAAGAAGTTGTTTACGAGGctgaggaaggagaagaagcaaCAGAAGGAGGTGAAGCGGATGGTGAGGAAGACATTGAGAAGAAGACTGCTGGGATGTTGTCGTAG
- the LOC103854014 gene encoding uncharacterized protein LOC103854014 isoform X2 has translation MDYERIGKTQVTSGDGGFSPGKLRTMLLGVDRKNKQEPGSNQIHDLAASGSDDCKDVDVVVTEITDFSTASVFEFQKDKVTPRMSVRSFSKPAPSKWDDAQKWIASPTSNRPKTGQVQAHASKKGPSFGRQSSIKIVDEEPDTKRVDVSQVKKETGGHKFVSWEVDSYLKPVVTSATEVNLSRHDSSMATAFAQPPSTARSVSMRDMGTEMTPIASQEPSRNGTPIRATTPIRSPVTSAPSSPGRGALSNEELSEKEMQMKTRREIMVLGTQLGKLNIAAWASKEEDASTSQTSKSVSEARASAWEEAEKAKHMARFRREEMKIQAWENHQKAKSEAEMRKMEVEVERIKGRAQDRLMNKLAEIERKAEEKRAAAEAKKNREAAKTEKQAEQIRRTGKVPSLLFSCSSFCS, from the exons ATGGATTACGAGCGAATCGGAAAGACCCAG GTTACTAGCGGCGACGGCGGCTTTTCTCCGGGGAAGTTAAGAACTATGCTTCTCGGTGTTGATAGAAAGAATAAACAAGAACCTGGGTCAAATCAAATTCATGACCTTG CTGCTAGTGGATCTGATGATTGCAAAGACGTTGATGTTGTTGTGACTGAGATTACTGATT TTTCTACTGCATCAGTGTTTGAGTTTCAAAAGGACAAGGTCACTCCAAGAATGTCCGTTAGATCATTCTCTAAACCGGCTCCGTCTAAATGGGACGATGCACAGAAGTGGATCGCTAGTCCGACATCTAACCGACCAAAGACAGGACAGGTTCAGGCTCATGCCTCAAAGAAAGGGCCTAGCTTCGGTCGGCAGTCTTCTATCAAGATCGTTGATGAAGAGCCTGATACAAAGCGAGTAGATGTAAGCCAAGTGAAGAAGGAGACAGGAGGACACAAGTTTGTTAGCTGGGAAGTTGATTCGTATCTCAAACCTGTTGTAACATCAGCAACTGAAG TTAATCTCAGCCGACATGACTCGTCGATGGCAACTGCATTTGCTCAACCGCCTTCGACAGCGAGATCTGTCTCGATGAGAGACATGGGAACCGAGATGACTCCAATAGCGAGCCAAGAGCCTTCTAGAAACGGGACACCGATCAGGGCGACGACGCCGATACGAAGCCCTGTAACTTCTGCACCTTCGAGTCCAGGGAGAGGAGCGTTGAGTAACGAGGAGTTGTCGGAGAAAGAGATGCAGATGAAAACTAGGAGGGAGATAATGGTGTTGGGAACACAGCTTGGGAAGTTGAACATCGCTGCTTGGGCTAGTAAAGAGGAAGATGCTTCCACGTCACAAACTTCTAAGAGTGTTTCTGAAGCTCGTGCGTCCGCGTGGGAGGAGGCGGAGAAGGCTAAGCACATGGCTAG GTTCAGACGCGAGGAGATGAAGATACAAGCGTGGGAGAATCATCAAAAGGCGAAATCTGAAGCTGAGATGAGGAAAATGGAG GTGGAGGTTGAGAGGATAAAGGGACGAGCGCAAGACCGTTTGATGAACAAACTAGCTGAGATTGAGAGGAAAGCAGAGGAGAAACGAGCAGCGGCTGAAGCAAAGAAGAATCGTGAAGCAGctaaaacagagaaacaagctgaaCAAATTCGAAGAACAGGCAAAGTACCTTCATTGTTATTCTCTTGTTCTAGCTTTTGTTCTTAG
- the LOC103854014 gene encoding uncharacterized protein LOC103854014 isoform X1, which produces MDYERIGKTQVTSGDGGFSPGKLRTMLLGVDRKNKQEPGSNQIHDLAASGSDDCKDVDVVVTEITDYSTSATVLGDLHDYDNVNEIKSLSTASVFEFQKDKVTPRMSVRSFSKPAPSKWDDAQKWIASPTSNRPKTGQVQAHASKKGPSFGRQSSIKIVDEEPDTKRVDVSQVKKETGGHKFVSWEVDSYLKPVVTSATEVNLSRHDSSMATAFAQPPSTARSVSMRDMGTEMTPIASQEPSRNGTPIRATTPIRSPVTSAPSSPGRGALSNEELSEKEMQMKTRREIMVLGTQLGKLNIAAWASKEEDASTSQTSKSVSEARASAWEEAEKAKHMARFRREEMKIQAWENHQKAKSEAEMRKMEVEVERIKGRAQDRLMNKLAEIERKAEEKRAAAEAKKNREAAKTEKQAEQIRRTGKVPSLLFSCSSFCS; this is translated from the exons ATGGATTACGAGCGAATCGGAAAGACCCAG GTTACTAGCGGCGACGGCGGCTTTTCTCCGGGGAAGTTAAGAACTATGCTTCTCGGTGTTGATAGAAAGAATAAACAAGAACCTGGGTCAAATCAAATTCATGACCTTG CTGCTAGTGGATCTGATGATTGCAAAGACGTTGATGTTGTTGTGACTGAGATTACTGATTATTCTACTTCTGCTACGGTTCTTGGAGATCTTCATGATTACGACAATGTGAATGAGATTAAGAGCCTTTCTACTGCATCAGTGTTTGAGTTTCAAAAGGACAAGGTCACTCCAAGAATGTCCGTTAGATCATTCTCTAAACCGGCTCCGTCTAAATGGGACGATGCACAGAAGTGGATCGCTAGTCCGACATCTAACCGACCAAAGACAGGACAGGTTCAGGCTCATGCCTCAAAGAAAGGGCCTAGCTTCGGTCGGCAGTCTTCTATCAAGATCGTTGATGAAGAGCCTGATACAAAGCGAGTAGATGTAAGCCAAGTGAAGAAGGAGACAGGAGGACACAAGTTTGTTAGCTGGGAAGTTGATTCGTATCTCAAACCTGTTGTAACATCAGCAACTGAAG TTAATCTCAGCCGACATGACTCGTCGATGGCAACTGCATTTGCTCAACCGCCTTCGACAGCGAGATCTGTCTCGATGAGAGACATGGGAACCGAGATGACTCCAATAGCGAGCCAAGAGCCTTCTAGAAACGGGACACCGATCAGGGCGACGACGCCGATACGAAGCCCTGTAACTTCTGCACCTTCGAGTCCAGGGAGAGGAGCGTTGAGTAACGAGGAGTTGTCGGAGAAAGAGATGCAGATGAAAACTAGGAGGGAGATAATGGTGTTGGGAACACAGCTTGGGAAGTTGAACATCGCTGCTTGGGCTAGTAAAGAGGAAGATGCTTCCACGTCACAAACTTCTAAGAGTGTTTCTGAAGCTCGTGCGTCCGCGTGGGAGGAGGCGGAGAAGGCTAAGCACATGGCTAG GTTCAGACGCGAGGAGATGAAGATACAAGCGTGGGAGAATCATCAAAAGGCGAAATCTGAAGCTGAGATGAGGAAAATGGAG GTGGAGGTTGAGAGGATAAAGGGACGAGCGCAAGACCGTTTGATGAACAAACTAGCTGAGATTGAGAGGAAAGCAGAGGAGAAACGAGCAGCGGCTGAAGCAAAGAAGAATCGTGAAGCAGctaaaacagagaaacaagctgaaCAAATTCGAAGAACAGGCAAAGTACCTTCATTGTTATTCTCTTGTTCTAGCTTTTGTTCTTAG
- the LOC103854014 gene encoding remorin 1.4 isoform X3 translates to MSVRSFSKPAPSKWDDAQKWIASPTSNRPKTGQVQAHASKKGPSFGRQSSIKIVDEEPDTKRVDVSQVKKETGGHKFVSWEVDSYLKPVVTSATEVNLSRHDSSMATAFAQPPSTARSVSMRDMGTEMTPIASQEPSRNGTPIRATTPIRSPVTSAPSSPGRGALSNEELSEKEMQMKTRREIMVLGTQLGKLNIAAWASKEEDASTSQTSKSVSEARASAWEEAEKAKHMARFRREEMKIQAWENHQKAKSEAEMRKMEVEVERIKGRAQDRLMNKLAEIERKAEEKRAAAEAKKNREAAKTEKQAEQIRRTGKVPSLLFSCSSFCS, encoded by the exons ATGTCCGTTAGATCATTCTCTAAACCGGCTCCGTCTAAATGGGACGATGCACAGAAGTGGATCGCTAGTCCGACATCTAACCGACCAAAGACAGGACAGGTTCAGGCTCATGCCTCAAAGAAAGGGCCTAGCTTCGGTCGGCAGTCTTCTATCAAGATCGTTGATGAAGAGCCTGATACAAAGCGAGTAGATGTAAGCCAAGTGAAGAAGGAGACAGGAGGACACAAGTTTGTTAGCTGGGAAGTTGATTCGTATCTCAAACCTGTTGTAACATCAGCAACTGAAG TTAATCTCAGCCGACATGACTCGTCGATGGCAACTGCATTTGCTCAACCGCCTTCGACAGCGAGATCTGTCTCGATGAGAGACATGGGAACCGAGATGACTCCAATAGCGAGCCAAGAGCCTTCTAGAAACGGGACACCGATCAGGGCGACGACGCCGATACGAAGCCCTGTAACTTCTGCACCTTCGAGTCCAGGGAGAGGAGCGTTGAGTAACGAGGAGTTGTCGGAGAAAGAGATGCAGATGAAAACTAGGAGGGAGATAATGGTGTTGGGAACACAGCTTGGGAAGTTGAACATCGCTGCTTGGGCTAGTAAAGAGGAAGATGCTTCCACGTCACAAACTTCTAAGAGTGTTTCTGAAGCTCGTGCGTCCGCGTGGGAGGAGGCGGAGAAGGCTAAGCACATGGCTAG GTTCAGACGCGAGGAGATGAAGATACAAGCGTGGGAGAATCATCAAAAGGCGAAATCTGAAGCTGAGATGAGGAAAATGGAG GTGGAGGTTGAGAGGATAAAGGGACGAGCGCAAGACCGTTTGATGAACAAACTAGCTGAGATTGAGAGGAAAGCAGAGGAGAAACGAGCAGCGGCTGAAGCAAAGAAGAATCGTGAAGCAGctaaaacagagaaacaagctgaaCAAATTCGAAGAACAGGCAAAGTACCTTCATTGTTATTCTCTTGTTCTAGCTTTTGTTCTTAG